The proteins below come from a single Streptococcus porcinus genomic window:
- the rpsI gene encoding 30S ribosomal protein S9 — MAQAQYAGTGRRKNAVARVRLLPGTGKITVNNKDVEEYIPHADLRLVINQPFAVTSTEGSYDVFVNVNGGGYGGQSGAIRHGIARALLQVDPDFRDALKRAGLLTRDARMVERKKPGLKKARKASQFSKR, encoded by the coding sequence ATGGCACAAGCACAATATGCAGGAACTGGTCGTCGTAAAAACGCTGTTGCACGCGTTCGTTTACTTCCAGGAACTGGTAAAATCACAGTTAACAACAAAGATGTTGAAGAATACATCCCACATGCTGACTTACGTTTAGTTATCAACCAACCTTTCGCAGTAACATCTACTGAAGGTTCATATGATGTATTTGTAAACGTAAACGGTGGTGGTTACGGTGGACAATCAGGAGCTATCCGTCATGGTATCGCTCGTGCATTGCTACAAGTAGACCCAGACTTCCGCGACGCATTAAAACGCGCTGGACTTCTTACACGTGACGCACGTATGGTAGAACGTAAAAAACCAGGTCTTAAGAAAGCCCGTAAGGCATCACAATTCTCAAAACGTTAA